One Spinacia oleracea cultivar Varoflay chromosome 4, BTI_SOV_V1, whole genome shotgun sequence DNA segment encodes these proteins:
- the LOC110792085 gene encoding pentatricopeptide repeat-containing protein At2g35130: MTVVGNPIAAALTGGSLPESTSLQSRRWKLLAANYSIRGIYLDLRSYNNRSPQRIKCSNVEVPEKFKRDSTYVDRRGKLRSFNRKKLSRKRCGGLRGRGWKFGSGFIDGIFPVLSPIAQKILELVEKEADSDRIWSVLDTLPRTHSTWDDIVNVAVQLRLNKNWDKILVLCHWILHGSSFKPDVLSYNLMIDAFGQKLQHMKAEETYLELLQARCIPTEVTYALMLRAYCASGLFAKAEAVFFEMRKCGLPPSSVVYNAYIEGLIKGGNSKKAIELYRRMKQERCEPTTDTYTMLINLYGKANKSYMSLKVFNEMRTQKIKPNICTYTALTNAFARDGQCEKAEETFELLQEAGLEPDVYAYNALMEAYSRAGFPYGAAEIFSLMQHMGCEPDRASYNIMVDAYGRAGLVEDAEGVFMQLKQLGMTPTMKSYMLLLSAYAKAGNISKSEEFVNEMIDSGVKPDTYVMNSMLNLYGRLGKFEKMEQVLSAMEDKPSVAADISTYNILINVYGRAGYFEKMEQLFNSLGDRNMKPDVVTWTSRLGAYSRKKQYNVCLEVFEEMIDAGCFPDGGTAKVLLSSCSNEDQIEQVTTILRTMHKDVNTGINIEGK, from the exons ATGACGGTGGTCGGAAATCCCATCGCCGCCGCTCTCACTGGTGGGTCATTGCCGGAATCGACTTCTCTTCAAAGTAGAAGATGGAAATTATTGGCTGCCAATTATTCTATCCGCGG CATATATCTAGATTTAAGAAGCTATAACAATCGAAGTCCACAGAGAATAAAATGTTCTAATGTTGAGGTTCCTGAGAAGTTCAAGCGTGATAGCACTTATGTTGACAGACGAGGcaaactcagaagcttcaatcGCAAAAAGTTGTCTAGGAAACGAT GCGGTGGTTTAAGGGGACGTGGATGGAAATTTGGTTCTGGATTTATTGATGGGATTTTCCCGGTGCTTAGCCCTATTGCTCAGAAAATACTGGAACTTGTAGAGAAGGAAGCAGATAGTGATAGAATTTGGAGCGTTCTTGACACCCTTCCTCGAACACATTCCACTTGGGATGACATTGTCAATGTAGCTGTACAACTACGCTTGAACAAAAATTGGGATAAAATTCTGGTG CTGTGTCATTGGATATTGCACGGGAGCTCCTTCAAACCAGATGTGTTGAGTTACAATTTGATGATTGATGCTTTCGGACAGAAATTACAGCATATGAAGGCAGAagaaacatatttagaacttctGCAGGCTCGGTGCATTCCTACTGAAGTTACTTATGCACTTATGCTGAGGGCTTACTGTGCATCTGGATTGTTTGCAAAAGCTGAAGCTGTCTTCTTTGAGATGAGAAAATGTGGCCTTCCCCCAA GTTCCGTTGTATACAATGCTTATATCGAAGGACTGATAAAAGGAGGAAACAGCAAAAAAGCTATTGAGCTATACCGGAGGATGAAACAGGAACGCTGTGAGCCAACTACTGATACTTACACTATGTTAATCAATTTATATGGAAAG GCAAATAAATCGTATATGTCCCTGAAAGTGTTCAATGAGATGAGAACTCAAAAGATCAAGCCAAATATCTGCACTTACACTGCACTAACCAATGCATTCGCAAGGGATGGACAATGTGAAAAAGCAGAAGAAACATTTGAGTTGCTGCAAGAAGCTGGTCTCGAGCCTGATGTTTATGCTTATAACGCCCTGATGGAAGCTTACAG CCGCGCAGGATTCCCTTATGGTGCAGCAGAAATATTTTCGCTTATGCAGCACATGGGATGTGAGCCAGATAGAGCTTCATATAACATCATGGTAGATGCCTATGGCAGAGCTGGTCTAGTTGAAG ATGCAGAAGGTGTGTTCATGCAGCTAAAGCAACTCGGCATGACTCCAACCATGAAATCCTACATGCTGCTACTTTCTGCCTACGCGAAAGCAGGGAACATTTCCAAGAGCGAAGAATTTGTAAACGAGATGATCGATTCAGGTGTTAAACCAGATACATATGTCATGAACAGCATGCTGAATCTGTATGGACGGTTGGGCAAATTTGAGAAGATGGAACAAGTTTTAAGTGCAATGGAAGATAAACCAAGTGTAGCTGCTGATATAAGCACTTATAATATACTGATAAATGTATATGGACGAGCTGGATACTTCGAGAAAATGGAACAGTTGTTCAATTCACTCGGGGATAGAAACATGAAACCTGACGTAGTGACATGGACATCGCGTCTAGGAGCTTACTCGAGGAAGAAGCAGTACAATGTTTGTTTAGAGGTGTTTGAGGAAATGATAGATGCTGGTTGTTTTCCTGATGGTGGGACTGCTAAAGTTCTTCTTTCGTCTTGTTCGAATGAAGATCAGATAGAACAGGTTACCACAATTCTTAGAACTATGCACAAGGATGTCAACACTGGTATCAATATTGAAGGCAAATGA
- the LOC110792087 gene encoding putative pentatricopeptide repeat-containing protein At1g12700, mitochondrial produces the protein MKISCHASSSFSHGGYGNTFQFLSPFISFFNTLDFPCFPLFQFHNSLNYSNFSYKNDDRGLFLQSVREQCKLGFSDLNLPLSLFDQMTSLRPLPTVIDFNQLFAAIVKLKPLKPHSTVISLSRQLELSGIRPNMISIGILANCYCHLGRIDFGFSLLGKRLKLGYPPDDYIFNTLINGYIHCNKHPQAVHLLDKIVKLGFEPDIVTYGAMMKGLCRIGDNAGALNLFRKMQSGLCKPNLVIYNTVIDSLCKDRLLQEALELFSAMKTEGIDPDVVTYNSLVRGLYNSGHREDAKVVLTEMLESDIAPTVETYGMLIDMISKDGGVDEAHAILHVMIKRGFVPNIITYNALLDGYCLRGQMEDAEKLLDLMAENGCEPNLVSFNTMINGYCKAKEVDTALNLFQGMSQKGITPNVVTYNTLIDGLCKISRLPSARQLFKEMQAQGVTPNVITYASLLDGLCKSARFDEAVTLLKDMEDKGVKEDIVIYNILIDSLCETGRLEDAANFFSNLVLKGLQPDGKTYTTMIKGFCKEGLMSEVIQLLTKMEEKGCFPNSVTYNTVIRGFIQHNDLPKALYYRDVMVSKGFEADVDTLELFVGLLSRDNKELLQKFIN, from the coding sequence ATGAAGATTTCATGTCATGCTTCTTCTTCCTTCTCCCATGGCGGTTATGGTAACACCTtccaatttctctctccttttattTCGTTCTTCAATACTCTTGATTTCCCCTGTTTTCCCCTCTTTCAATTTCATAATTCCCTAAATTACTCCAATTTCTCCTATAAAAACGATGACCGTGGTTTGTTTCTTCAATCAGTTAGAGAACAATGCAAATTAGGGTTTTCCGATCTCAATCTCCCCCTTTCTCTATTTGATCAAATGACATCTTTACGTCCTCTTCCTACTGTAATCGATTTCAATCAGCTATTCGCCGCCATTGTTAAATTGAAACCCCTAAAGCCTCATTCCACTGTTATTTCTCTATCCAGGCAGCTTGAATTGTCTGGTATTCGACCCAATATGATTTCAATTGGTATTCTTGCTAATTGTTATTGTCATTTGGGGCGCATAGATTTCGGGTTCTCTCTTCTCGGTAAAAGACTTAAGCTTGGTTATCCCCCTGATGATTACATCTTTAATACCTTAATCAATGGATATATCCACTGTAATAAGCACCCACAAGCTGTTCATTTGTTGGATAAAATTGTTAAGCTAGGTTTCGAACCCGACATTGTTACCTATGGTGCTATGATGAAAGGGCTTTGTAGGATAGGCGACAATGCCGGTGCTCTTAATTTGTTTAGGAAAATGCAATCTGGTCTTTGTAAGCCTAACCTTGTTATATACAATACGGTTATAGATAGTCTTTGTAAGGATAGGTTATTACAAGAGGCCCTGGAATTGTTTTCTGCTATGAAAACTGAGGGCATTGACCCTGATGTTGTCACTTACAACTCGTTGGTTCGAGGCCTTTACAACTCTGGCCATCGGGAAGATGCAAAGGTTGTGTTGACCGAGATGTTGGAGAGTGACATTGCCCCAACTGTTGAGACCTACGGCATGCTTATTGACATGATCAGTAAAGATGGGGGTGTTGATGAAGCGCATGCTATTCTACATGTCATGATTAAGAGAGGTTTTGTTCCCAACATCATTACTTACAATGCTTTGCTCGATGGTTATTGTTTGCGTGGTCAGATGGAAGATGCGGAAAAGCTACTTGATCTCATGGCTGAAAATGGTTGTGAGCCTAATCTTGTGAGTTTCAATACTATGATTAATGGATATTGCAAGGCTAAAGAAGTTGATACGGCTTTGAATCTATTCCAAGGAATGTCGCAGAAAGGGATAACGCCTAATGTTGTTACCTATAACACTCTTATTGATGGTCTCTGTAAAATCAGTAGACTTCCATCTGCACGCCAGTTGTTCAAGGAAATGCAAGCTCAAGGAGTTACTCCAAATGTTATCACCTATGCTTCATTGCTTGATGGCCTATGCAAAAGTGCGCGGTTTGATGAGGCAGTGACATTGCTCAAAGATATGGAGGATAAAGGTGTTAAGGAGGATATTGTCATCTATAATATCCTAATAGACAGCTTGTGTGAGACTGGGCGACTTGAAGATGCAGCAAATTTCTTTTCCAATCTTGTATTAAAGGGTTTGCAACCTGATGGTAAAACATACACTACGATGATTAAAGGCTTCTGCAAGGAAGGGCTCATGAGTGAAGTTATTCAGTTACTCACTAAAATGGAGGAAAAGGGATGTTTTCCCAATAGCGTAACCTACAATACTGTTATTAGAGGATTTATTCAACACAATGACTTACCAAAAGCCTTATACTATCGAGATGTTATGGTTAGCAAGGGATTTGAAGCTGATGTTGATACATTAGAATTGTTTGTTGGCCTTTTGTCCCGTGATAACAAGGAGTTGCTACAAAAGTTCAtcaattga